Proteins encoded together in one Candidatus Methylomirabilota bacterium window:
- a CDS encoding ABC transporter substrate-binding protein, which produces MKTLIALVLALVLLLPTLAGSAGEPVTFAYSQLGLLAHLPWSVALGQKYFEEQGLEPKGFNFESGAKSIAALIGGSADFAANALEHAIKAKAQGKDLVYVFSSTRLPGFGLAVATAHKGEIKTIADLRGKPVGVSGIGAASHVLLDYILKQNGVDPKDVKVLGVGLSTFPPALEGNKIVAGMAGEPFFGRMIARGTAFSMGNLSSLKETQAILGGEYTFSGAITRPDIIQKRPHLVQKVVTALVKASHFIQTKSPEEIAAAVPADLVGDRAQYIESLRASREIYAPNGLVSQSGVEVLMKSLDSFGVFKPGQKVDVASTYDMTFVRQAMKDLKLQ; this is translated from the coding sequence ATGAAAACGCTGATCGCTCTCGTGCTCGCGCTTGTGTTGCTGCTGCCGACCCTGGCGGGGTCGGCGGGGGAGCCCGTCACCTTTGCGTACTCGCAGCTCGGGCTGCTCGCGCACCTGCCCTGGTCCGTGGCCCTCGGGCAGAAGTACTTCGAGGAGCAGGGTCTCGAGCCGAAGGGCTTCAACTTCGAGAGCGGGGCCAAGTCGATTGCCGCCCTCATCGGCGGCTCCGCCGACTTTGCGGCCAATGCGCTCGAGCACGCCATCAAGGCCAAAGCCCAGGGCAAGGATCTGGTCTACGTCTTCTCGAGCACGCGGCTGCCGGGGTTCGGGCTCGCGGTGGCCACCGCCCACAAGGGCGAGATCAAGACCATCGCCGACCTCCGGGGCAAGCCCGTCGGCGTGTCGGGGATCGGCGCCGCCTCGCACGTGCTACTCGACTACATCCTGAAGCAGAACGGGGTCGATCCCAAGGACGTCAAGGTGCTGGGCGTGGGGCTCAGCACTTTCCCGCCCGCGCTGGAGGGTAACAAGATCGTGGCGGGGATGGCCGGCGAGCCCTTCTTTGGCCGGATGATCGCCAGGGGCACGGCCTTCTCCATGGGCAATCTCTCCTCGCTCAAGGAGACGCAGGCTATCCTGGGCGGCGAGTACACTTTCAGCGGCGCCATCACGCGGCCCGACATCATCCAGAAGCGGCCCCATCTCGTTCAGAAAGTAGTGACGGCGCTCGTGAAGGCGAGCCACTTCATCCAGACCAAGTCGCCCGAGGAGATCGCCGCCGCCGTTCCCGCCGACCTCGTGGGCGACCGCGCCCAGTACATCGAGTCGCTGCGGGCGAGCCGGGAGATCTACGCGCCGAACGGGCTGGTGAGCCAGAGCGGCGTCGAGGTCCTCATGAAGTCGCTCGATTCGTTCGGCGTGTTCAAGCCGGGCCAGAAAGTGGACGTGGCCAGCACCTACGACATGACCTTCGTCCGGCAGGCGATGAAAGACCTGAAACTACAGTGA